Part of the Chitinophagaceae bacterium genome, TGACCGCTGGATTGACATTATGATTTATGATACAGAAACAACTACCGGAGATCAGTATTACATACAGGCCAGAATTTTAAAATTGATTATACAGTTTGAAATGGGCAATTATTTTCTTTTTGACTACATGACAAAATCTACCAAACGTTATGTGTTAAAGAGAAGGCATCAGTATAAATATGAGGCATGTTTAATCAACTTTTTTTTAACATTTAACAAAAGTCACTTTTCAAAGCACGACATCCCGGTTTCTTTTAAAAAGCTAAAGCAGGAGCTGATTTTAATAAAAAACGACCCTATGGAAAAGCTTGCTATGAGTTATTTTGATTTTGAATGCTGGTGTGACAGCCACATAAAAAACATTTCCTACAAATTACTTTTCAACAAAGAGAAATAATGAAATAGTTTTGAAAAACAATCACTGCTTTTTTAAAGTCAAAGTTTTGAATAATACCTTTGCAATATGAAAAATAAAAAATATAAATTCGGTACGAAAGCTATTCATGCAGGTATCAGACCTGATTCTGTAACCGGTGCAATAATGACTCCTATTTATCAAACATCTACTTATGTTCAGGAGGCAGTTGGTGTTCATAAAGGTTTTGAGTATTCACGAACACAAAATCCGACCAGAGCTGTTTTAGAAGAAAATCTAGCTGCATTGGAAAATGGCAATTTTGCTGTTTGCTTTGCCAGTGGTATGGCTGCTATTGATACGATTATAAAGCTTTGTAAACCCGGCGATGAAATTGTAGTTACTAATGACTTATATGGAGGCACTTACCGGGTTTTCAGCAAAGTATATGCTGACTATGGATTAATTTTTCACTATGTAGACATGAGAAACTTGGATGAAGTACCTAAAAAAATAAACAGCAAAACAAAATTAATTTGGGCAGAAACGCCTACAAATCCAATGTTAAGCATAATTGATATTAAATCACTGTCTGAGATTGCTCATAAAAACAATTGTCTGCTGTGCGTTGATAACACTTTTGCTACGCCATATTTACAAAACCCATTAGACTTAGGCGCAGATTTAGTTATTCACTCCGGAACCAAGTATTTGGGAGGACATTCTGATGTGGTGCATGGGGCTGTTATAGGAAAGGATATGGAAATTTATGATAAGCTTTCTTTTTATCAGAACAGTTGTGGCGGGGTTCCCGGTCCTCAGGATTGCTTTTTGATGCTGAGAGGTATCAAAACCTTACATATTCGAATGGACAGACACAGTGAAAATGCTATAAAAATTGCAGAATTTTTAATGGGGCATGAAAAAGTTGACGGTGTTTTTTATCCGGGTTTAAAAGATCATCCAAATCATGCTATAGCGACTTCTCAAATGAAGAAATTCGGCGGTATGCTGTCTTTCAAATTGAAAAATGCTGATTTAGAGGAAACTATGATGTTTTGTAAGCAAACGAAATTATTTGCTTTAGCAGAATCTCTGGGAGGAGTTGAGTCATTAATTGGTCATCCGGCTACTATGACTCATGCGGCTATACCGCAATCAGAAAGAGAGAAGTCCG contains:
- a CDS encoding cystathionine gamma-synthase, which gives rise to MKNKKYKFGTKAIHAGIRPDSVTGAIMTPIYQTSTYVQEAVGVHKGFEYSRTQNPTRAVLEENLAALENGNFAVCFASGMAAIDTIIKLCKPGDEIVVTNDLYGGTYRVFSKVYADYGLIFHYVDMRNLDEVPKKINSKTKLIWAETPTNPMLSIIDIKSLSEIAHKNNCLLCVDNTFATPYLQNPLDLGADLVIHSGTKYLGGHSDVVHGAVIGKDMEIYDKLSFYQNSCGGVPGPQDCFLMLRGIKTLHIRMDRHSENAIKIAEFLMGHEKVDGVFYPGLKDHPNHAIATSQMKKFGGMLSFKLKNADLEETMMFCKQTKLFALAESLGGVESLIGHPATMTHAAIPQSEREKSGISNNLIRLSVGIEDVEDLINDLREALEK